In Saccharolobus solfataricus, a genomic segment contains:
- a CDS encoding cryptochrome/photolyase family protein, whose protein sequence is MLCLFIFRRDLRLDDNTGLIKALGNCEKVIPTFILDPRQVGDENQYKSEFAINFMINSLNELNDELGKRGSRLYVYFGLAEEVIKSLLKDVDAVYLNEDYTPFSKMRDERIRKYCEERGKVMKSFEDYLLTSKNDFKNYKNFTTFYNAVKNKQVRKPIQNNYTNYYKNSLGDEYELPPSQGERGGRKEGLKLIDRAKQIDYSRRDFVAEDNRTFLSPHLKFGTLSVREVYYSLVDNQAIIRQLYWRDFYTLLAYYNERVFYEPLRREYSCIEWGNNEKLLQAWVHGKTGYPIIDAGMRQLNQTGDMPNRVRMLTAFFLVKVLLIDWKIGERYFASKLIDYDPSVNNGNWQWIASVGTDYIFRVFDPWKQQITYDPEAKYIKRWVKELEDYDAKIIHNAYKYTLKNYPNPIVDWRIRINLAKRLYERCKDQK, encoded by the coding sequence GTGCTCTGTCTATTTATATTTAGAAGGGATTTGAGATTAGATGATAATACTGGATTAATTAAGGCTTTAGGAAACTGCGAGAAAGTTATTCCAACTTTTATATTAGATCCCAGGCAAGTCGGTGATGAAAACCAGTACAAATCAGAGTTTGCCATAAATTTCATGATTAATTCCTTGAATGAGCTAAATGACGAGTTAGGAAAGAGAGGATCAAGACTTTATGTCTATTTCGGACTAGCTGAGGAAGTAATAAAGAGCTTACTTAAAGATGTTGATGCAGTATATCTAAATGAGGATTATACGCCCTTTAGTAAAATGAGGGACGAAAGGATTCGCAAATACTGCGAAGAAAGAGGAAAAGTTATGAAGTCTTTTGAGGATTACTTACTTACATCGAAAAATGATTTTAAGAACTATAAGAATTTCACAACATTCTATAATGCAGTAAAGAATAAACAAGTTAGGAAGCCCATTCAAAATAATTATACTAACTACTATAAAAATTCTTTAGGAGATGAATACGAATTACCACCTAGCCAAGGGGAAAGAGGAGGAAGAAAGGAGGGCTTAAAACTAATAGATAGAGCGAAGCAAATCGATTACAGTAGGAGAGATTTCGTGGCGGAGGACAATAGGACCTTCCTTTCACCTCATCTGAAATTTGGAACCTTATCCGTAAGAGAAGTTTATTATTCTCTAGTAGACAATCAAGCGATAATCAGGCAATTGTATTGGAGGGATTTCTATACCTTATTGGCCTACTATAATGAGAGGGTATTCTACGAGCCGTTAAGAAGGGAATATAGTTGCATCGAATGGGGAAACAATGAAAAATTACTTCAAGCATGGGTTCATGGAAAAACTGGATATCCCATAATAGATGCTGGAATGAGACAATTAAATCAAACTGGTGATATGCCAAATAGAGTTAGGATGCTTACAGCATTTTTCTTAGTTAAGGTTCTTCTAATTGATTGGAAAATTGGTGAGAGGTACTTCGCAAGTAAATTAATCGATTATGATCCTTCAGTAAATAATGGAAACTGGCAATGGATAGCATCAGTAGGCACTGATTATATATTTAGAGTTTTCGATCCTTGGAAGCAACAGATCACCTATGACCCTGAGGCTAAATATATAAAAAGGTGGGTAAAGGAGTTGGAAGACTATGATGCAAAGATTATACATAATGCGTATAAGTACACTCTTAAAAACTATCCTAATCCCATAGTAGATTGGAGAATAAGGATAAATTTGGCAAAGAGACTTTACGAGAGATGCAAGGATCAAAAATAA
- a CDS encoding winged helix-turn-helix domain-containing protein, producing the protein MAKKRSKLEIIQAILEACKSGSPKTRIMYGANLSYALTGRYIKMLMDLEIIRQEGKQYMLTKKGEELLEDIRKFNEMRKNMDQLKEKINSVLSIRQ; encoded by the coding sequence ATGGCTAAGAAAAGAAGCAAGCTAGAAATTATACAAGCAATACTTGAGGCATGTAAATCTGGTTCTCCAAAGACCAGAATAATGTATGGTGCAAATCTGAGCTATGCTCTAACTGGAAGATATATAAAAATGTTAATGGATTTGGAAATCATAAGACAAGAAGGAAAACAATATATGTTAACTAAAAAGGGAGAGGAACTACTTGAAGATATAAGGAAATTTAATGAAATGAGAAAGAATATGGATCAATTAAAAGAGAAAATCAATAGCGTATTATCTATAAGACAATAA
- a CDS encoding acetyl-CoA carboxylase biotin carboxylase subunit, translating to MPPFNKVLVANRGEIAIRVMKAVKEMGMKAVGVYSDADKYALHVKYADEAYWIGPPPALESYLNIERIIDAAEKAHVDAIHPGYGFLSENASFVEAVEKAGITFIGPSASVMNKIKDKLEGKMIAKKAGVPISPGPLTPVDNVNEALKIAEEIGYPIMLKAAGGGAGVGIIKVDNPSELAEAFERSKRLAYSAFGRAEIYIEKAAIKPKHIETQLIGDKYGNYVVAFERECTIQRRNQKLIEEAPSPSIKEEERKEIIEASIRFGKEINYFTLGTMEFVFSPVTREFYFLELNKRVQVEHTVTEFITGIDLVKLQIRLASGEYLPFSQEDLKIRGHAIQFRINAEDPLNNFTPQSGYITYYREPTGPGVRVDSGIESGSWVPPYYDPLVSKLIVYGQNRDYAIQVGLRALNDYKIGGVKTTIPLYKLILQDPDFWEGNFTTAYISEKMEYFTTKLKEEQEMQIAMAISIFNRGLIKRKKTEQKVLTSKSNWKTYGIISQSSPKVLW from the coding sequence ATGCCACCCTTTAATAAAGTGCTCGTAGCCAATAGAGGGGAAATTGCTATAAGAGTCATGAAAGCTGTAAAGGAAATGGGAATGAAGGCAGTTGGTGTATACTCCGATGCTGATAAATATGCCCTACACGTGAAATATGCAGATGAAGCCTATTGGATAGGACCTCCACCAGCTTTAGAAAGCTATTTGAATATCGAGAGAATAATTGATGCAGCAGAAAAAGCTCACGTAGATGCTATACATCCAGGTTACGGATTCCTTTCTGAAAATGCGTCTTTTGTAGAAGCAGTTGAAAAAGCTGGAATAACGTTCATAGGGCCTTCTGCTAGTGTAATGAATAAAATAAAGGATAAGTTAGAGGGAAAGATGATAGCCAAAAAGGCTGGCGTTCCCATATCGCCTGGACCTTTGACACCAGTCGACAACGTGAATGAAGCGTTAAAGATCGCTGAGGAGATAGGATATCCCATAATGCTAAAGGCTGCAGGAGGCGGAGCGGGGGTAGGTATTATAAAGGTTGATAATCCTAGCGAACTAGCTGAGGCCTTTGAAAGAAGCAAAAGACTAGCTTACTCAGCCTTCGGCAGGGCCGAAATCTACATAGAAAAAGCTGCTATAAAACCAAAACATATTGAAACGCAATTGATAGGAGATAAGTATGGAAATTATGTGGTAGCTTTTGAAAGAGAGTGCACGATTCAAAGAAGAAATCAAAAGTTAATTGAAGAAGCCCCTTCCCCATCCATTAAAGAAGAGGAAAGAAAAGAGATTATTGAGGCATCGATTAGATTTGGGAAAGAAATTAACTACTTTACTTTAGGTACCATGGAGTTTGTGTTCTCGCCAGTTACCCGTGAATTTTATTTCTTAGAATTAAATAAAAGAGTTCAAGTAGAGCATACAGTCACTGAATTCATAACTGGAATAGACTTAGTTAAATTACAGATAAGATTGGCATCTGGAGAATATTTACCTTTCTCTCAAGAGGATTTGAAAATAAGGGGACATGCAATACAGTTTAGAATTAACGCTGAGGATCCTTTAAACAATTTCACACCCCAATCTGGATACATAACCTATTATAGAGAACCAACTGGCCCTGGTGTGAGAGTAGATAGTGGTATAGAATCTGGCTCATGGGTTCCTCCTTATTATGATCCCCTTGTTTCTAAGCTGATTGTTTATGGACAAAATAGAGACTATGCAATTCAAGTCGGATTGAGGGCTTTAAACGATTATAAAATAGGAGGAGTTAAAACTACGATTCCATTGTATAAGTTGATCTTGCAAGATCCTGACTTTTGGGAAGGTAACTTTACTACTGCCTACATATCCGAGAAAATGGAGTACTTTACGACCAAATTAAAAGAAGAACAAGAGATGCAAATCGCAATGGCTATTTCCATTTTCAATAGGGGATTAATCAAGAGAAAGAAAACTGAACAAAAGGTGTTAACTAGTAAAAGTAATTGGAAAACTTATGGTATTATATCCCAATCCTCTCCCAAGGTGTTATGGTGA
- a CDS encoding 3-isopropylmalate dehydratase large subunit produces the protein MSAKTLTEKILSRASGKDVSPGDVIEAKVDLVAFHDLTGYHVIEVMEKANMIKVFDKSKLVIAFDHLAPPPDVRSAEIQGYIRKFVKSEGIPNFYDINYGILHEVMIEQYANPGQVILAADSHTTTSGAVGAFAQGMGASDIAAAVITGKTWLVVPQPFKVVLEGKPAKWITGKDVALKLLGDFKADYFNGMTLEIFVKDPLSFPMDYRATVSNMGIEMNADALMFVPDQETKRYIKEMRGYEPELVTPDNGAKYVDEYTIQLDKMEPLVAAPHSVDNVKVVNELEGTPVDQVYIGSCTNGRLSDFEIAAKIMKGKKVKSRCIAIPASYRMFKEALERGYIQTLVDAGCIVTYGTCGPCLGGHFGIAGPGENIVSTSSRNFKGRMGSNEAKIYLSGPAVAAISALEGKIADPRVV, from the coding sequence ATGTCAGCAAAAACGTTAACCGAGAAAATTTTAAGTAGAGCTTCTGGAAAGGACGTTTCGCCGGGAGACGTTATAGAAGCTAAAGTTGACCTAGTAGCATTTCACGACCTAACTGGTTATCATGTAATTGAGGTAATGGAAAAGGCTAACATGATTAAAGTTTTCGATAAAAGCAAGTTAGTAATAGCGTTCGACCATCTAGCTCCACCTCCAGATGTAAGGAGTGCCGAAATTCAAGGCTATATAAGGAAATTCGTGAAATCGGAAGGTATTCCTAATTTTTATGACATAAATTACGGAATTTTACATGAGGTTATGATAGAGCAGTACGCGAATCCTGGACAAGTTATTTTAGCAGCGGATAGTCATACAACTACTTCCGGTGCTGTTGGAGCATTCGCTCAGGGTATGGGAGCTAGTGATATTGCAGCTGCTGTAATAACTGGTAAAACTTGGTTAGTAGTACCACAACCATTTAAAGTAGTTTTAGAAGGTAAACCCGCTAAATGGATAACTGGTAAGGATGTCGCATTAAAGTTACTGGGAGACTTCAAGGCAGATTACTTTAATGGAATGACGTTAGAGATATTTGTCAAGGATCCGTTAAGTTTTCCAATGGATTATAGGGCAACAGTATCAAATATGGGAATTGAAATGAATGCAGATGCCCTAATGTTCGTACCAGATCAAGAAACTAAGAGATACATAAAAGAGATGAGAGGATACGAACCAGAATTAGTTACACCAGATAACGGAGCTAAATATGTTGATGAGTACACTATTCAACTAGACAAAATGGAACCTCTAGTTGCAGCTCCTCATAGTGTAGATAACGTTAAGGTCGTAAATGAATTAGAGGGTACTCCAGTAGATCAAGTTTACATAGGTTCTTGTACTAATGGCAGGCTAAGTGATTTCGAGATAGCTGCCAAAATAATGAAGGGGAAGAAAGTTAAGAGTAGATGTATCGCAATTCCTGCATCTTATAGAATGTTTAAAGAGGCTTTAGAAAGAGGTTATATACAGACATTAGTTGATGCGGGATGTATTGTAACGTATGGAACTTGTGGACCTTGTTTGGGTGGTCACTTCGGTATAGCTGGCCCAGGTGAAAATATTGTATCCACAAGCTCTAGGAACTTCAAAGGAAGAATGGGAAGCAACGAGGCGAAAATTTACCTATCTGGTCCAGCCGTTGCAGCTATTAGTGCATTGGAAGGTAAAATTGCAGATCCTAGGGTGGTCTAA
- a CDS encoding glycoside hydrolase family 15 protein — protein MTRYLILGNGSLTVLYDNNFTVREIYWPLTTTNNLHRGRFGVFVNGKFSWLDNLNPKIGYSDDTLAVYSSFSFEGIDFNLEDVIDMAYDIWIRKVSAKNVEDKDVRVFTAFDFHVGGTPDGNTALFDPYSESMIQYKGSRWFLLSSSIPFYQYATGIKEYKGLLGTWKDCEDGELSGNPIAQGSVDFASSFKLYGEDFYIWLVAGKNYNEVRGLNDYVRKRTPQILFKRVKDYWRAWLSKVSDYGEYNSILKRSLLILQSHIQNNGAIVASLDTDIMKFNRDTYNYVWHRDAVFCILALELMGYFDRSRQFFEFTRRLFTINGALFHKYTVDGHFGSTWHPWTLDYLPIQEDETALVLYALWFHFSRWKDVDFIKTYYRPMVKGIADFLVNYREKVTGLPLLSFDLWEERIGIHFYTTITVIAGLRAAANFARYFGEDDLAQKYESVADQMRSALDLFWVSDHYARTIYIRESQVYKIDKTVDSSTLLAPIFNVIPIDNSRFVKNLETVVETLGIRGGLARYEGDQYLRGGNNPNIWFISTLWLSEVYSLIGDKEKAKEKIDWVLSKSLSTGVIPEQIDENNNYPSVSPLAWSHAELIRAIYALRNNILDQR, from the coding sequence ATGACTAGATATTTGATTTTGGGAAACGGTTCATTAACAGTTCTCTACGACAATAATTTTACAGTTAGAGAGATATACTGGCCATTAACAACTACAAATAATTTACATAGAGGTAGGTTTGGTGTTTTTGTTAATGGTAAGTTCTCATGGTTAGATAATTTAAATCCAAAGATCGGATATTCGGATGATACTTTAGCGGTATATTCATCTTTTTCCTTTGAGGGAATCGATTTTAATTTAGAAGATGTAATAGATATGGCTTATGATATTTGGATAAGGAAAGTTTCAGCAAAAAACGTAGAGGATAAGGATGTCAGAGTTTTTACCGCATTTGATTTTCATGTTGGAGGAACACCAGACGGTAATACTGCACTTTTTGATCCTTACTCTGAGTCCATGATACAATATAAAGGTTCTAGGTGGTTTTTGCTTTCATCTTCTATTCCCTTTTACCAGTATGCTACGGGAATTAAGGAATATAAGGGACTTTTAGGGACATGGAAAGATTGTGAAGATGGTGAACTTTCAGGTAATCCAATTGCTCAAGGTTCAGTTGATTTTGCTAGTAGTTTCAAATTGTATGGAGAGGATTTCTATATATGGCTGGTAGCCGGTAAAAATTATAACGAAGTTAGAGGATTGAACGATTACGTGAGGAAGAGAACACCCCAGATATTATTCAAAAGGGTTAAGGATTATTGGAGAGCATGGCTAAGTAAAGTAAGTGATTACGGTGAGTACAATTCGATTTTAAAGAGAAGCTTACTGATTTTGCAATCACATATACAGAACAATGGTGCCATAGTAGCTTCACTAGATACTGATATTATGAAGTTTAATAGGGATACATACAATTATGTATGGCATAGGGATGCGGTATTCTGTATTTTAGCCCTTGAACTAATGGGCTATTTTGATAGATCTAGACAATTCTTTGAATTTACTAGAAGGCTTTTCACCATAAACGGAGCTCTATTTCATAAATATACTGTTGATGGACATTTTGGTTCCACATGGCATCCTTGGACTTTAGACTATTTGCCTATTCAAGAAGATGAGACTGCATTAGTACTTTATGCCTTATGGTTTCATTTCTCAAGGTGGAAAGATGTTGATTTTATAAAGACGTACTATAGGCCTATGGTGAAGGGAATAGCTGATTTCTTAGTAAATTACAGGGAAAAGGTAACTGGTCTTCCACTTCTCTCATTCGATCTATGGGAAGAGAGGATTGGTATTCACTTTTATACTACAATAACTGTAATTGCAGGATTAAGAGCTGCAGCGAATTTTGCAAGATATTTTGGAGAAGATGATTTAGCACAGAAATATGAAAGCGTTGCAGATCAGATGCGTAGCGCGTTAGATTTATTTTGGGTTAGTGATCATTATGCAAGAACAATATACATAAGGGAAAGTCAAGTTTATAAGATAGATAAGACTGTTGACTCGAGTACGTTATTGGCGCCAATATTCAATGTAATTCCAATTGATAATTCTCGTTTTGTAAAAAATTTAGAGACTGTTGTAGAGACGTTAGGTATTAGAGGGGGATTAGCTAGATATGAGGGTGATCAATATTTGAGAGGAGGTAATAATCCAAATATTTGGTTTATATCTACATTATGGTTATCTGAAGTTTATTCGCTAATTGGCGATAAAGAAAAAGCTAAGGAGAAGATAGATTGGGTTTTGTCAAAATCTTTATCTACGGGTGTTATACCAGAGCAAATCGACGAGAATAATAATTATCCATCAGTTTCACCTTTAGCGTGGAGTCATGCCGAGCTAATAAGGGCAATTTATGCATTAAGAAATAATATATTGGATCAGAGATAA
- a CDS encoding 3-isopropylmalate dehydratase small subunit, with translation MIIEGPVIKFGDKIDTDIIIPARYLKYTDPQYLAQHAMEPLDPEFYKKASKGVVIVAGKVFGMGSSREQAAIALKAAGVKAVIAESFARIFYRNAINNGLPVITLPNSTREINENEYVRINVETGEILVGNKVLKGKGITGMALEILQAGGIMEYLKKIQTVNRN, from the coding sequence GTGATAATAGAGGGTCCAGTAATTAAGTTTGGCGATAAGATAGATACTGATATAATAATTCCAGCTAGGTACCTAAAGTACACTGATCCACAATATTTAGCACAACATGCCATGGAACCTTTAGATCCAGAGTTTTACAAGAAGGCATCAAAAGGTGTTGTGATAGTTGCTGGTAAGGTATTTGGAATGGGATCATCAAGAGAGCAAGCTGCCATAGCGCTAAAGGCTGCTGGAGTTAAGGCAGTAATTGCAGAGTCTTTTGCTAGAATATTCTATAGAAATGCAATAAATAATGGATTACCAGTTATAACGTTACCTAATTCAACGAGGGAGATTAATGAAAATGAGTACGTTAGAATTAACGTAGAGACTGGCGAGATCCTAGTTGGTAATAAGGTACTTAAGGGGAAGGGCATAACTGGAATGGCACTAGAAATTCTACAAGCTGGAGGAATAATGGAATATCTAAAGAAGATACAGACGGTTAATCGAAACTAA
- a CDS encoding helix-turn-helix domain-containing protein, translating to MQGKSEISMPDGRVADVFNVVKFLYGLSDRDIEILKLLIKSQSSLTMEEISSELNITKSVVNKSILNLEKKNIVIKEKVESSKKGRRAYTYRVDVNYLTRKLVTDLDQLIKDLKVKIADVIGIQIEKTASV from the coding sequence ATGCAAGGTAAATCCGAAATAAGCATGCCGGATGGAAGAGTAGCTGATGTATTCAATGTAGTAAAATTCCTTTATGGGCTTAGTGATAGAGATATAGAAATTTTGAAACTACTAATTAAATCCCAGAGTTCTCTTACCATGGAAGAAATATCTAGCGAATTAAACATTACAAAATCTGTTGTAAATAAATCCATATTAAATCTTGAGAAGAAGAATATAGTGATTAAAGAAAAAGTGGAGTCTTCTAAAAAAGGGAGAAGGGCATATACATACAGAGTGGATGTAAATTATTTAACTAGAAAACTAGTTACTGATCTAGATCAATTAATAAAAGATTTGAAGGTAAAGATAGCTGATGTTATAGGGATTCAGATAGAAAAAACTGCTAGTGTATGA
- a CDS encoding DUF3311 domain-containing protein produces MVSGKNIIAGILLIIPFIAYFAIPTYNKVEPDLGGLPFFYWYQTLWLALSTILFSIAALILTRR; encoded by the coding sequence ATGGTAAGTGGAAAAAATATAATAGCCGGAATATTACTTATAATACCATTTATTGCATATTTCGCAATACCAACATATAATAAAGTAGAACCAGACTTAGGGGGGTTACCATTTTTCTATTGGTACCAAACATTATGGTTAGCACTATCGACTATACTTTTCTCAATAGCTGCACTTATTCTCACAAGAAGGTGA
- a CDS encoding ParA family protein, with protein sequence MERIDIASVKGGVGKSFIAYFLTRELAKSRRILLIDKDLTSTISRVYNIKGNLLSYLVGGILPSMYFREVENGLTVVNVGCSRKIKNVEPRKIAEIYSGFSDYDLMIVDNPSIPSDVCLDTELQAYYTFLNEKRLDYNLIVVLPSNQFLLDESLAFMQLFADYIKNELSTSLGNDSVNFDIVSSVINMYNPREKIDITKVENLTNRIVKIPFKKEAIYTPLNQLNMPKEINELAKYVLEYLESK encoded by the coding sequence ATGGAAAGAATTGATATAGCTAGTGTTAAAGGTGGTGTAGGAAAATCATTTATAGCTTATTTTCTGACTAGAGAACTAGCTAAAAGTCGTAGAATATTACTGATAGATAAAGATTTGACGTCTACAATTAGTAGGGTTTACAATATAAAAGGAAACTTATTATCTTACTTGGTGGGAGGTATATTACCTTCAATGTATTTCAGAGAAGTTGAAAATGGACTTACAGTAGTTAACGTAGGCTGCAGTAGAAAGATAAAAAATGTAGAACCCAGAAAAATAGCAGAGATTTATAGTGGGTTTTCGGATTACGATTTGATGATAGTTGATAACCCATCAATACCTTCAGATGTTTGTCTGGATACTGAGCTTCAAGCTTACTATACCTTTTTAAACGAGAAGAGATTAGATTATAATTTAATCGTGGTATTACCTTCTAATCAGTTTCTATTAGACGAAAGTCTAGCATTCATGCAATTATTTGCGGATTATATTAAGAATGAGTTAAGTACGTCTCTGGGAAACGATTCAGTAAACTTTGATATAGTATCTTCAGTAATAAACATGTATAACCCTAGGGAGAAAATAGATATCACCAAGGTTGAGAATCTAACTAATAGAATAGTTAAAATTCCATTCAAAAAGGAAGCCATTTACACACCTCTTAATCAACTAAATATGCCGAAGGAGATTAATGAATTAGCGAAATACGTACTGGAATATCTAGAGAGTAAGTGA
- a CDS encoding ABC transporter ATP-binding protein yields MYTKDKELIAIVGPSGIGKSTLLRVLGGFVKPLKGEIRLLGKKIINPTPKIALIHQSIATFPWLTALENVKLGLKYRKLPKEEEDRLAKHMLEVVGLQGFEDFYPKQMSGGMRQRIAIARALAANPLVLLMDEPFSHLDELTAEGLRQEVHSMLFNESTTLHSVVLVSHNLSEVVELADRVYVLNGRPATVIGEVEIKLERPRNPKDESFQEYLDILYALLTPVKKGGNSNE; encoded by the coding sequence ATGTATACTAAAGATAAGGAGCTTATAGCTATAGTAGGTCCGTCTGGGATTGGTAAATCAACACTTCTAAGAGTATTGGGAGGGTTTGTGAAACCACTTAAGGGGGAAATTAGGCTATTAGGAAAAAAGATAATTAATCCAACGCCAAAAATTGCACTAATACATCAATCAATAGCAACGTTTCCCTGGCTTACAGCATTGGAGAATGTTAAGCTAGGATTGAAATATAGAAAATTACCCAAAGAAGAAGAAGACAGACTAGCTAAACATATGCTAGAAGTAGTTGGGCTTCAGGGTTTCGAGGATTTCTATCCAAAGCAAATGAGCGGAGGAATGAGACAAAGAATAGCTATAGCTAGGGCTTTAGCTGCTAATCCATTAGTGCTTTTAATGGACGAACCGTTTTCACACTTGGATGAGTTAACTGCAGAAGGTTTAAGGCAAGAAGTACATTCAATGCTATTCAACGAGTCTACTACACTTCATAGTGTAGTCTTAGTATCCCATAATTTGAGTGAAGTAGTTGAATTGGCTGATAGAGTTTACGTTCTAAACGGAAGACCAGCTACAGTTATTGGAGAAGTAGAAATAAAACTGGAAAGGCCAAGGAATCCAAAGGATGAAAGCTTTCAAGAGTATTTAGATATACTCTATGCGCTCTTAACTCCAGTAAAGAAGGGAGGGAATAGTAATGAATGA
- a CDS encoding ABC transporter permease, producing MNEIVIILLASLASLGRVFLTIGLSIITGWFLGYIAIKNKAFENIYISVLEVFESVPVISFFPVVLIFFVYRIGGYLGIELAVDFLVFTAVVWNIWIGIYQAFKTVPSDLLEVSENYRLGFLGKMAKLYIPYSWPRIAANLIPSFADAFFYITVSEVFSIGSSSYHVFGIGTIIAAFTASQEYNLALEGLGVLAILITIFTYLLRRFANYTVSKYGLDTEIKVAKRGRMRIRYTTRMSNTIAPFVKLSKYVTRIGSRTTISEEETRRNLPWRYLGIGISVFLLGLLVYGAFSTISSVPKSVLLYLISNTPNVLFNLLIDYVRVLFIAIVSLVFSIFLGYFIATHERVEGMLIPIIQAYASFPAPAYFPLLLMATISFIHSVFGSWTNEFYVILLGFISTFYYVFYSYWLGIKNMPNQYWEIMKNYNFSFWQKLRYVIVPSTFPYIIAGLSSTINSAWGGLAIGEYWTNIVNGYTLQVSHGIMKNIAVATANGNVPLAAWDSLIFGIVVIIYSIFFTRKMMDLAREKYVAEEGIYLA from the coding sequence ATGAATGAGATAGTGATAATTCTTTTGGCTTCCCTAGCATCATTAGGTAGAGTTTTTCTTACAATAGGTTTATCAATAATTACTGGGTGGTTTCTAGGATATATAGCGATAAAAAATAAGGCGTTTGAGAACATTTACATTTCAGTTTTAGAAGTTTTCGAGTCAGTTCCAGTAATTTCGTTCTTTCCAGTTGTTTTAATATTCTTTGTATATAGGATTGGTGGATATCTTGGTATAGAATTGGCTGTAGATTTTCTAGTCTTCACTGCTGTAGTATGGAATATATGGATAGGAATATATCAAGCTTTTAAGACTGTTCCAAGTGATCTTTTAGAAGTAAGCGAAAACTATAGATTAGGCTTTTTAGGTAAAATGGCTAAGTTATATATCCCTTATTCGTGGCCTAGGATAGCTGCAAATCTTATACCAAGTTTCGCTGACGCATTCTTCTATATTACTGTTAGTGAGGTTTTCTCCATAGGCAGTTCTAGTTACCATGTATTTGGTATAGGCACAATAATTGCAGCGTTTACTGCGTCTCAAGAGTACAATCTAGCCTTAGAGGGATTAGGAGTTCTTGCAATTCTTATAACTATATTTACATATTTATTGAGAAGATTTGCCAACTATACAGTGTCTAAATACGGATTAGATACTGAAATAAAAGTGGCGAAAAGAGGTAGAATGCGAATAAGATATACTACCAGAATGTCAAACACAATAGCCCCTTTTGTTAAATTATCTAAATATGTAACTAGGATTGGAAGTAGAACTACAATCAGTGAAGAAGAGACTAGGAGGAATTTGCCTTGGAGATATTTGGGTATTGGAATCTCTGTATTTTTATTGGGATTATTGGTCTATGGTGCCTTCTCTACAATCTCCTCTGTGCCTAAATCAGTTTTGCTTTACTTAATCTCAAATACTCCTAATGTTCTTTTTAATCTTCTAATAGATTACGTAAGAGTACTTTTTATTGCAATTGTTAGTCTAGTATTCTCAATATTTCTAGGATATTTCATCGCAACTCATGAGAGGGTAGAAGGAATGTTGATACCTATAATACAAGCCTATGCATCTTTTCCAGCTCCAGCTTACTTTCCATTGCTTCTTATGGCTACTATAAGTTTTATTCATAGTGTATTTGGAAGTTGGACAAACGAGTTTTACGTAATACTTTTAGGTTTCATATCAACTTTCTATTACGTTTTCTATAGCTATTGGCTTGGAATAAAGAATATGCCTAACCAATACTGGGAGATTATGAAAAATTATAATTTCTCCTTCTGGCAGAAGCTAAGATATGTAATCGTACCTTCAACATTCCCATATATAATTGCTGGACTTTCCAGCACGATTAATAGCGCGTGGGGAGGATTGGCAATAGGGGAGTATTGGACAAATATCGTTAATGGTTATACATTGCAAGTCAGTCATGGTATAATGAAAAACATTGCAGTTGCTACTGCAAATGGAAATGTACCTCTCGCCGCTTGGGATTCATTAATCTTTGGAATAGTCGTAATAATTTACTCAATATTCTTCACAAGAAAGATGATGGATTTAGCAAGAGAGAAATATGTAGCGGAGGAAGGAATTTACTTAGCTTAA